From the genome of Triticum aestivum cultivar Chinese Spring chromosome 1A, IWGSC CS RefSeq v2.1, whole genome shotgun sequence:
gcatgactctaatatcaccatctccatatctcaaaacaattatcaagtatcaaacttctcatagtattcaacacactcataagagaattttattattcttgaatacctagcatattaggattttaagaaaattaccatgctatttaagactctcaaaataatctaagtgaagcatgagagttcatctatttcttcaaaataaaactaccaccatgctctaaaagatataagtgaagcactagagcaaatgacacactactccgaaagatataagtgaagatcaatgagtagtcgaataattatgcaactatgtgaagactctctaacgtttaataatttcagatcttggtattctattcaaacagaaagcaaatcaaaataaaatgacattctaagaatggcaaacatcatgtgaagaagcaagaacttaggatcaaccaaaactaaccgataattgttgaagaagaaaggtgggatgccaaccggggcatccccaagcttagattcttgagacttcttgaaatattatcttgggtgccttgggcatccccaagcttgagcttttgtgtctccttaattcctctcatatcaaggtctccctaaatcttaaaagcttcatccacacaaaactcaacaaggactcgtgagataagttaatataaaccattgccaaaaccttatcatactctactgtagcaaatcactaaaattattattcaacattgcatactaaatgcctctgcatatttaatattcctatcctcaaatagaatcattaaagaagcaaacatatgcaaacaatgcaaacataacaacaatcttcctaaacaggatagtctgtaaagaatgctgcacatcaatacttccctagctccaaaaattatgaaataaaattcccactgtagtaaatttatcagatattaatatgcaaaaggtttcagcattttatcacattctgaattttctagggaattattgcaacagcggtaaactttctgttttcgaacagcaacatgtatacttgtaacataggcatagtagaggctatcaatgccacttttattgaaataaaagatgcaaaacattgttctacataacagcaagcaaatcctaacaaaataaattgacgctccaagcaaaacacatatcatgtgacgaataaaattatagctccaagtaaagttaccgatgaacgaagacgaaagaggggatgccttccggggcatccccaagattaggatcttggctatccttgaatattaccttggggtacctcgggcatccccaagcttaggctctttccacttcttattccatagtccatcgaatccttacccaaaacttgaaaacttcacaacacaaaacttaaagtagaaaactcgtgagctccgttagcgaaagaaaacaaaagaccacttcaaggtactgtaatgaactcattctttatttatattggtgttaaaccaactgtattccaacttctctatggtttataaactattttactagccatagattcatcaaaataagcaaacaacacgtcgaaaacagaatctgtcaaaaacagaacagtctgtagtaatctggatcaaacgtatacttatgaaactcataaaattctcaaataaatttctggacctgagtaatttatctattaatcattttcaaaaataattaactaaatagcactctccaaataaaattggcagcaattcttgtgagcactaaagtttctgtttttgacagcatgatcaacaagacttttcccaagtcttcccaaaggttctacttggcacaaacactaattaaacacataaaaccacatctaaacataggctagatgaattatttattactaaacaggaacaaaaataaaggaacaaaaataaagttgggttgcctcccaacaagcgctatcgtttaacgcccctagctaggcatgatgatttcaatgatgctcacataaaggataagaatagaaacataaagagagcataatgaagaatataactagcacatttaagtctaacatacttcctatgcataggtattttgtgagcaaacaacttgtgggaacaataatcaattagcataggaaggcaaaacaagcataacttcaaaactttaagcacatagagaggaaacttgatattattgcaattcctacaagcatatattcctccctcataataattttcagtagcatcatgaatgaattcaacaatataaccagcacctaaatcattcttttcatgatctacaagcatagaatttttattactctccacatgtgcaaaattcttctcatgaatagtagtgggagcaaactcaacaaaataattatcatgtgaggcataatccaattgaaaactaaaatcatgatgacaagtttcatggatatcattattctttatagcatacaagccatcaataatcatcatagataggaggcatgctttcatcatagtaaatttgctcatcaaagcttggggggcaacaaatatcatcttcatcaaacatagcttccccaagcttgtggctttgcatatcattagcatcatggatattcaaggaattcatactaacaacaatgcagtcatgctcatcattcaaatatttagtgccaaacattctatagatttcttcttctagcacttgagcacaattatcctttccatcatactcacgaaagatattaaaaaggtgaagcgtatgaaacaaactcaattccattttttatatagttttcttttataaactaaactagtgataaaacaagaaactaaaagactcaattgcaagatctaaagatataccttcaagcactgacgtccccagcaacggcgccagaaaagagcttcatgtctactacacaaccttcttcttgtagacgttgttgggcctccaagtgcacaggtttgtaggacagtagcaaatttccctcaagtggatgacctaaggtttatcaatccataggaggcgtaggatgaagatggtctctctcaagcaaccctgcaaccaaataacaaagagtctcttgtgtccccaacacacccaatacaatggtaaattgtataggtgcactagtttggcgaagagatggtgatacaagtgcaatatggatagtagataatattttttgtaatctgaaaatataaaaacagcaaggtaattaatgataaaagtgagcgtaaacggtattgcaatgcgttgaaacaaggcctagggttcatactttcgctagtgcaagttccctcaacaatactaacataaatggatcacataactatccctcaacatgcaacaaagagtcactccaaagtcactaatagcggagaacgaacgaagagattatggtagggtacgaaaccacctcaaagttattctttccaatcaatccgttgggctattcttataagtgtcacaaacagccctagagttcgtactagaataacaccttaagacacaaatcaaccaaaaccctaatgtcacctagatactccaatgtcacctcaagtatccgtgggcatgattatacgatatgcatcacacaatctcagattcatctattcaaccaacacagaggacctcaaagagtgccccaaagttctaccggagaatcacgacgaaaacatgtgccaacccctatgcataggttcccaatgtcacgaaacccgcaagttggtcatcaaaacatacatcaagtggcacgtggtatcccattgtcaccacagatatccacggcaagacatacatcagtgttctcaagtctttaaagactcaatccgataagatcacttcaaggGAAAaattcaattcattacaagagagaagagggggaggagaaacataagatccaactataatagcaaagctcgcgatacatcaagatcgtgccaaaatcaagaacacgagagagagagagagagagagagagagagagagagagagagagatcaaacacacagctgctggtacataccctcagccccgagggagaactactccctcctcgtcatggagagcaccgggatgatgaagatggccaccggagaaggattgccccctccggcagggtgccggaatgggtctagattggtttttgatggctacagaggcttctggcggcggaactcccgatctatattgCGTTttggatgttttagggtatatggggttatataggcagaagaagcacgttaggggagccacgggggccccacgaggcagggggcgcgccctaggggggtgggcgcgcccccccaccttCGTGGGCAGCTCTAGTATCTTCtaacatggggtccaagtccatcaggtgtgtttccttccaaaaataacttctctagttgatttcgttccgtttcgactccgtttgatattccttttcttcgaaacactgaaataggcataaaacagcaaatctgggctgggcctccggttaataggttagtcccaaaagtaatataaaagtggataataaagcccaatattgccgaaaacagtagataatatagcatggagcaatcaaaaattatagatacgttggagaggtatcaacgGCGGGGCTCATCTCACGGCGGCGGCTAGCGGGGAGCTGCGCCAGCGGCTGGGAGGGGGCAACGACTGGAGCAGCTTAGGCGGCACAGGTGCGAGGTGTTGTGACTTGTGCTAGCTGCTCGGAAGCTATTGCGAGCGGCTAGGTGGTGGTGTCCCTCCCGTGAAGGCTACTGGTGTTATAGCTAATGCTGCTGCTGTGGCTGCTGAatattactattgttgttgctgcgTGGGAGGAAGAGGTATGGATGTGATGTCGAGCAGGGGTTGAAGCTGCTGCTTGTCGTTGGTGCGATGAGCGTGGAGGTTGGCTGAACTGTTGTGTGTTGCAGCAGCTGCTATTTGGAGAGAGGGTGACAGTGGCTGCAACTGCTCGCTAGGGGTAGAAGAAGGGGGCATTGCTGTTGCGTGTGGTTGCCTGGGAGGAAGATGACACATGGTGAGGTCATTGGTATGTTCAAGGACTTGGTGGAGGAGTCTAGGGTCATGGATTCGGTGTGGTCGGTTGATGGATGTTCGTGTGATGTCAAGGGAGGACGAAGGCATGTAGGAAATAAAGTGTGAGAGGACGAAGAGATGTAGCCGGGCGCAGTTGTTGGGAGATGTGTGCCTCAGCATGCAGAGACTTGGATGCCCTGCTTGCCGTTATCTAGGAGAAAGCTATGCTGCGTGCATGTCTGGCCTCCGCCAAAGTGTCCTTTGACACTGCATGGGCAAGGGTGGCTTGCATGATGAACACGGCAACCTTCATCAGGGAAGAAGATCAGTTCCCCTTTCTTCGGCGGGCCTCGCTGATGCTGGAGTGGGAGGGAACCCGATTTATGAGTGAATTTCTTAATAATAGTAGCGTTTTCATTAGATTGGTTTAGGATGATGGTAGTCGTCTTCATCTTCTTTGAAGATGGCATCATCTATAATAAGTAATCTTCGTCCCTTCGTTTCATGACGAGATCTCCTTCCGCAAGTTAATGGTGGTGTTGGAAGATTAAATTTGTCTACGTATGATCCTTCAGATCTTTCTTCACCAGATCGATTTTGGATATTTTTTTTCTCATGGTCACCACGAGGAGGATTGTCCTTGCAATATCTGTCCCGACTGCTACGTCCTTGACAATGGTGATTCGTACTCTCGGCTCACAACGACATCGATCTGGTTGTGTTTTTTTTTCCTGAAATACCAGTGTTGGTACTCTTGCCGACGTTGGCTCAAATTAAAGCTATGGGAGAACCCTTATAAGTATTTACAGCTCCACGGTTTAATATCTTTGTTATTTTTCTATGGCTGCCTTAAAAAAATACAAGATTGTGTCATGAAAGAAGAAAGAGCCTGAAGATCTCAAAGATATGCTTTTTTCTTTTAGACTTTCTTTTGTAATCGCCGCAATCAGCTCATGCATGTTGTAAATTTGGTACTATAAATATATCAAGGTATTGATTATAAAAAAGTGCAGTTTAAGATAATTTCTAAAAAAGGTTTAATACGGATATATAAccaattttttagaacaatatatAACCATTTTTTTTGCGGGTGGACATTATATAACCATTTGAAGAGTAGAAAATTGACAGTCTAAGGCTCTAAATTTAACCAAGCATACGAATTGCCCCTTTTTATTAGATTTCTATAAAAAAGACAGACTAGGACACTATACACTATTGGAGCTTTATCACACGCGAAGAAGAACCACATGTGTTCGACGCATGCGTGCATCACTTGACGAGGTTGGTTATGGCGATGCCAATGATGGTCGTCTGCAGGCAGTCGGCGCTGTACCTGGGCAGCGGCGACGGGAGCCCGACCTTGACGAGCCCGCCGTCGCACCGCTGCAGGAGCGGCGCGACGCTCGCCATCTCCTCCTTGGCCGCCGGGTACCGGCGCGCCCTGAGCTCGTCGGAAGCCTCCGCGAAGGCCAGGCCCACCTTGTCGTACGCCTTCACGCACGCgtccatggccgcctcggccttCTTGTCCTTGGGCTCTGGGAGGATCTTCCCGTGGGTGAGGTCGAAGATGGCGTCGTCGGCGAGGTTGATGCCGATGAGCACGGCCGTCTTTGCCAGGCCCCACGTatccgcctccgccgcgccctcGTACGCCAAGAACTGGCGCACGCAGAACGCGACGTCCACGCGCCGGTCGCCCGCCCCTGCGTCCCTGCACGTGGTCTCGATCGTCGCGTCCGCGCCCCACGCCGACACGACGACGAGCacggcggcggccgcggccaagGGCGAGGAGGTGGGCGCCTTGATCATCTGTACTCTTGGAAGATCTGCTCCGAAATCCTTACCAGTGTGAAAATCGGAAGCGAAGCGCATGTGGGTTTTAT
Proteins encoded in this window:
- the LOC123103333 gene encoding pectinesterase inhibitor 8-like — encoded protein: MRFASDFHTGKDFGADLPRVQMIKAPTSSPLAAAAAVLVVVSAWGADATIETTCRDAGAGDRRVDVAFCVRQFLAYEGAAEADTWGLAKTAVLIGINLADDAIFDLTHGKILPEPKDKKAEAAMDACVKAYDKVGLAFAEASDELRARRYPAAKEEMASVAPLLQRCDGGLVKVGLPSPLPRYSADCLQTTIIGIAITNLVK